The following proteins are encoded in a genomic region of Tenacibaculum sp. 190524A05c:
- a CDS encoding NADH:flavin oxidoreductase, which translates to MKTILTTPVEFSCGLAMKNKFMLAPLTNTQSYEDGKLSDDEFRWLTMRAKGQFGLVMTCASHVQATGKGFPGQLGIFSDEHIEGHKRLSQEIKSHGSLAVVQIHHAGMRSPKELIGEAPLCPSQNEKYGARELSLEEIKQLKNDFIAAAQRAQKSGYDGVEVHGAHGYIITQFLSTTINKRSDKYGGSLENRARILFEIIDGIRATCGNKFLLGVRLSPERFGLELSEVKQICEQLIAESKIDFLDISLWDVYKLPEEKEHQNQSLLGHFTSIDFKNVKLTVAGKIRNGDDVQNMIKAGVDFVTIGRSGILHHDFPERVIQDENFIAKDTPVTEDYLKKEGLGEKFITYMKRWPDFVETK; encoded by the coding sequence ATGAAAACAATACTAACAACTCCTGTTGAATTCTCTTGCGGACTTGCCATGAAAAACAAATTCATGTTAGCTCCATTAACCAATACCCAAAGTTATGAAGATGGAAAACTTTCCGATGATGAATTCAGATGGTTAACCATGAGAGCAAAAGGACAATTTGGATTGGTCATGACTTGTGCTTCACATGTGCAAGCCACTGGAAAAGGATTCCCTGGTCAATTAGGTATTTTTTCTGATGAACACATTGAAGGCCATAAAAGATTAAGTCAAGAAATTAAATCTCATGGAAGTCTTGCTGTTGTTCAAATTCATCACGCTGGAATGAGATCTCCTAAAGAGTTAATTGGTGAAGCACCACTTTGTCCTTCTCAAAACGAAAAGTACGGAGCTAGAGAACTTTCTTTAGAAGAAATTAAGCAATTGAAAAATGATTTTATTGCTGCTGCACAACGAGCTCAAAAAAGCGGTTATGACGGAGTTGAAGTTCATGGAGCTCATGGCTATATTATCACTCAGTTTTTAAGTACAACTATTAATAAAAGATCCGATAAATATGGAGGAAGTTTAGAAAACAGAGCACGAATTTTATTCGAAATTATTGATGGAATAAGAGCTACTTGTGGCAATAAATTTCTATTAGGAGTTAGACTCTCACCAGAACGTTTTGGTCTTGAGCTTTCTGAAGTAAAACAGATTTGTGAGCAATTAATTGCGGAATCTAAAATTGACTTTTTAGACATTTCACTTTGGGATGTGTATAAACTACCTGAGGAAAAAGAACATCAAAATCAATCATTACTTGGTCATTTTACATCTATTGATTTTAAAAATGTAAAATTAACTGTGGCTGGAAAAATTAGAAACGGAGATGATGTTCAAAACATGATCAAAGCGGGAGTAGATTTTGTTACTATCGGGCGCTCAGGAATTCTTCATCATGATTTTCCGGAACGTGTAATTCAGGATGAAAACTTTATAGCTAAAGATACTCCGGTTACTGAAGACTATTTGAAAAAAGAAGGTTTAGGTGAAAAGTTTATAACATACATGAAAAGATGGCCAGATTTTGTTGAAACAAAATAA
- a CDS encoding YARHG domain-containing protein, whose protein sequence is MRIVFFMFFVSHFALGQYIGGQEIDSSKLSPWIPKFEIEYSGNYHFGESESESDFILFFSKDCIIGQVKMGYWAENAPQWKYKYITLTNITIGKNGKLTSDQHSGWFMKYKSDSGKYVKGLKIENPWTGWIEDSEFEFGVKSPLKFEHIYYGKYTKASIRKLTLQELKDMSPQDLKLMRNEIFARYGFTFKKGGAMEKYFKKQDWYRSEHINVTKFLTEIELYNVDLIQKLEIK, encoded by the coding sequence ATGAGAATAGTATTCTTTATGTTTTTCGTATCGCATTTCGCTTTAGGACAATACATAGGCGGACAAGAAATTGATTCCTCTAAATTATCTCCATGGATTCCAAAATTTGAAATTGAATATTCGGGAAATTATCATTTTGGTGAAAGTGAAAGTGAATCAGATTTTATATTATTCTTCTCAAAAGATTGTATCATAGGTCAAGTTAAAATGGGCTATTGGGCAGAAAACGCACCTCAATGGAAATATAAATATATTACACTTACCAATATTACTATCGGAAAAAATGGAAAGTTAACCAGCGATCAACATTCAGGTTGGTTTATGAAATACAAATCCGACTCTGGCAAGTATGTAAAAGGTCTGAAAATTGAGAATCCTTGGACAGGTTGGATTGAAGATAGCGAGTTCGAATTTGGAGTTAAATCTCCTCTTAAGTTCGAGCATATTTACTATGGAAAATACACAAAAGCTTCGATTAGAAAACTAACTCTTCAAGAACTGAAAGATATGAGTCCCCAAGATCTAAAACTCATGAGAAATGAAATTTTTGCTCGATATGGATTTACTTTTAAAAAAGGTGGCGCTATGGAAAAGTATTTTAAAAAACAAGATTGGTATCGTTCTGAGCATATCAATGTAACAAAATTTTTAACTGAAATTGAACTATATAATGTTGATTTAATTCAAAAATTAGAAATTAAATAA